The region ACCGTCCTCGGGTACGTCGAAGCGGGGGCACGCTGACGGGTGGTTCCTGTTCGGCATGCCCGGGGCGAACACCGGGTAAGCATGGCCTCACCCATCGTGCGGTGCACGGGGGGGCGCACGGGGTCGCACACGCATCCGGATCTGTCAACGCTCGGACAGCGCAAGGGTACTTGCGCGGACTGATGTCCGGTCAGCGGAGCCGCGGAACCGGTAAACGTACTGTCCTGCCATGCCCAAGTCAAGGTCTGTTTTTTCGTCCGCCACTCCGGTGCAATGGCCTTTCCCAAGGGGAGGTCAAGTAGTCTTGAAATATCACCGGAGGATCACCCAACCCGCCGCCCTGGCACTGGCAATCGCCGTGCTGGGCGTGCTTCCCACCGCTACCGCGGCGGGTGCCTACGCGGCGGCGCCGGAGCACGCACCCGGCACCGTACCTGCGGCTTCGGCGCACGACCCGGCGGAGAGCCAGGCCCACGACCTGCCGGGCCCGTTCAGCAAGCAGCAGGAGGCCGAGCGCTCCGCCGCCCTCCAGCAGGTCGTCGCGGGACAGGCGTCGGTCCAGCAGATCGGCGCCTCCAAGGTCGTCCAGCTCGGCTCCGGCAAGGGCAAGAAGAGCAAGTACGTGGAGCTGGGCCGGGAGAAGACCGACAAGATCTTCACCATCCTGGCCGAGTTCGGCAACCAGGTGGACAGCACCACCACCTACGACCCGGACGGTCCCGACGGCCCCGACGCCCCGGTCACCAAGTACGGCGGCACGCCGGGCCCGGCGCACAACACGATCGCCAAGCCCGACCCGGCGGCCGACAACAGCACCGCCTGGCAGGCCGACTACAACCAGGCGCACTTCCAGGACCTGTACTTCTCGCACAAGTCCGGCGCTGACTCGCTGGCCACCTACTACGAGAAGCAGTCCTCGGGCCGCTACTCGGTCGACGGTGAGGTCTCCGCCTGGGTCAAGGTGCCCTGGAACGAGGCCCGTTACGGTTCCAACTACTGCGGCAGCACCATCTGCTCCAGCGCCTGGGACCTGATCCGCGACGCCACCACCGCCTATGTCGCCGACCAGAAGGCGCAGGGCCGTACCGACGCCCAGGTCAAGGCGGACCTGGCGCAGTACGACCAGTGGGACCGTTACGACTACGACGGCGACGGCAACTTCAACGAGCCCGACGGCTACATCGACCACTTCCAGATCGTCCACGCGGGCGAGGACGAGTCGGCCGGCGGCGGCGCACAGGCCACCGACGCGCTGTGGGCGCACCGCTGGTACGCGTACGGCACCGACGCGGGCCGCACCGGGCCGGCCGACAACCGCGCGGGCGGCACCCAGATCGGCAACACCGGCATCTGGGTCGGCGACTACACCCTCCAGCCGGAGAACGGCGGCCTCGGCGTCTTCGCGCACGAGTACGGCCACGACCTCGGCCTTCCCGACGAGTACGACACCACGTACATCGGCGAGAACAACACCGCCTTCTGGACGCTGATGTCGTCCGGCTCGTGGATGGGCACCGGCAAGAACGCCATCGGCGACCGTCCCGACGACATGAACGCCTGGGACAAGCTGCAGCTGGGCTGGCTCAACTACGGCACGGCCAAGGCCGCGACGCGCTCCAGCACCAAGCTGGGCGTCGCCGAGTACAACACCAAGGACAAGCAGGCGCTGATAGTCACGCTGCCTGACAAGACCGTCACCACGACGATCACCCCGCCCGCCGAGGGCAGCAAGCAGTGGTGGTCGGGCAGCGGTGACAACCTGGCGAACACCCTGACCCGTTCGGTGGACCTCACCGGCAAGACCTCGGCGTCGCTCACCCTCAAGGGGTGGTGGGACATCGAGGAGAACTACGACTACCTCTACACCGAGGTCTCCGCGGACGGCGGCGCCAGCTGGACCGCGCTCGACGGCACCGCCAACGGCAAGTCCCTGCCGCGTGACGGCGGCAACGCCCCGGCGCTGACCGGCACCAGCGGCGCGTACGAGGACCTGGCCTTCCCGCTCGACGCCTACGCGGGCAAGCAGATCCAGCTGCGCTTCCGCTACCTCACCGACGGCGGTGTGGCCCAGCAGGGCTTCACGGCCGACGCGATCAAGGTGACCGCCGACGGCGCCACCGTGGTCAGCGACGGCGCGGAGACCGACGACAACGGCTGGACCGCCAAGGGCTTCACCCGGATCGGCGCGTCCTTCACCAACGACTACCCCGAGTTCTACATAGCGGAGAACCGGCAGTACGTCTCGTACGACCAGACGCTGAAGACCGGCCCGTACAACTTCGGCTGGCTGAACACCAAGGCCAAGCAGGTCGAGCACTTCCCGTACCAGAACGGGCTGCTCGTGTGGCTCTGGGACACCTCGCAGGCCGACAACAACGTCGGCGCGCACCCGGGCGCCGGCGAGATACTGCCGGTCGACGCCCACGCCAAGCCGGAGAAGTGGTCGGACGGCACGCTGATGCGCAACCGCATCCAGGCCTACGACTCGACCTTCAGCTGGTACCCGACGCAGGGTCTGACCCTGCACAACAACGGGGTCGCCGCCCGGGTCGGCGCGAAGCTCGGCTCGCCGGTCTTCGACGACCACTACGGCACGTACTGGTACGACAGCAACCCGTACGGCAGCGTGAAGGTGCCGGACACCAACACCCGGCTCACCATCACGTCCGAGCCGCTGGACGGCAGCACGCTGACCGTCCAGGTGGGACCGGCGCACCGCTGACAGCGGACGCTGTCCGACCTGCGGTAACGCTACGTTCGGCCGTCGCCTGCTGGTGGGCGGCGGCCGAACGGCCGATGATGTGACCATGGCGGTCGGAGGTTTCAGCAAGCTGCCGAGCGGCACGGTCGTCGTGGCGCTCGTGCTGGCGCACCCTGCCGACCCGGCGCACACGGTACGGGTCGTGGTGCACGCGCTGAACCGGCAGCGCGCCCTGACCCGGCTGAGCAACCTCGGCTTCCGCGGCACCCGCCTGACCGGCAACGCCGAGCCCCCCACCCCGGACGAGATCACCGCGGTGCTGCATCACCCGGACGGGCTCATCTGGCGCGACCACCACGCCAGGACGTCGGACCCCTGGCACCCGATCTCGACCCTGAACCGGGTCTAGGGCCGGCCGTACGCCTTACGGCTGCACCAGCTCCACGCCCGCGGCCCGCAGCTCGTCCAGCGCCCGCTCGGTGGTCTCCTTCGCCACCCCGGCGGTCAGCCCGACCAGCACCCGGGTCGCGAAGCCCTCCCTGGCCGAGTCCAGGGCCGTCGCGCGCACGCAGTGGTCGGTGGCGATCCCCACGACGTCCACCTCGCCGACCTCGCGCTCCCGCAGCCAGTCCGCGAGCCCGGCGCCGTTCTCGTCCCGGCCCTCGAAACCGCTGTACGCCGCCGCGTAGGCGCCCTTGTCGAAGACCGCGTCCACCGCGCCCGAGGCCACCGCGGGGGCGAAGTTCGGGTGGAAGCCGACGCCCTCGGTGCCCGCCACGCAGTGCACGGGCCAGGTGGTGACGAAGTCCGGCTCGGCGGAGAAGTGGCTCCCCGGTTCGATGTGGTGGTCCCGGGTGGCCACGACATGCCGGTAGCTGCCGGCCGTCTCGCCGATCAGGTCCGTGACCCCGGCGGCCACGTCCGCCCCCCCGGACACCGCGAGACTGCCCCCCTCGCAGAAGTCGTTCTGCACGTCGACGACAATCAGTGCGCGGTGCATGATGCCCTTCCGGCGGATGTGTGAAGACGGCCCGAGCGTATCGCTGACCCCGCCCCCCGGCCTGCGACAGGGGCGCCCCCCGGGGGCACCCCGTACAGGCGCTAGGCGGTCTGTTCTGTGGGGAGGGCGGGTTCGCCGCGGGAGAGCTGGGTGGCCGACAGCGGGAGGCCGGCCCTGGCCTCGATGTGGCGCACGTGGGCCGCCTCCAGGGGCTCGCGCCCGACGACCTCGCCGGCCCGCACCAGCGGGACGAGGAGCTGGCGGTCCACGAGGTCCTCGGGGACCGCCCCGCTGCCGACGACCTCCGCGACGGCGACCCCGTCCTCGTCGACCCGGCGCGCGGCCCACTTCCTGCCGCCGACGCTCGTCTTCCCGCCCATCGACTTCTTCGCCACCGGCACCAGCGGTTCGCCGCCCGCCGCGCGGGCGACCAGCTTGTAGACCATCGAGCACGTCGGGTGCCCGCTGCCGGTGACCAGCGACGTACCGACCCCGTAGGAGTCGACCGGCGCGGCCGCCAGCGAGGCGATGGCGTACTCGTCCAGGTCGGAGGTGACCACGATCCTGGTCTGCTTGGCCCCGAGGTCGTCCAGCTGCTGGCGCACCCGGTGGGCGAGCAGCAGCAGGTCGCCGGAGTCGATGCGCACCGCGCCCAGCTCGGGCCCGGCGATCTCCACGGCGGCGCGTACCGCGGTCGCCACGTCGTAGGTGTCGACCAGCAGGGTGGTGCCGCGGCCGAGGGACTC is a window of Streptomyces sp. NBC_01477 DNA encoding:
- a CDS encoding immune inhibitor A domain-containing protein, whose amino-acid sequence is MKYHRRITQPAALALAIAVLGVLPTATAAGAYAAAPEHAPGTVPAASAHDPAESQAHDLPGPFSKQQEAERSAALQQVVAGQASVQQIGASKVVQLGSGKGKKSKYVELGREKTDKIFTILAEFGNQVDSTTTYDPDGPDGPDAPVTKYGGTPGPAHNTIAKPDPAADNSTAWQADYNQAHFQDLYFSHKSGADSLATYYEKQSSGRYSVDGEVSAWVKVPWNEARYGSNYCGSTICSSAWDLIRDATTAYVADQKAQGRTDAQVKADLAQYDQWDRYDYDGDGNFNEPDGYIDHFQIVHAGEDESAGGGAQATDALWAHRWYAYGTDAGRTGPADNRAGGTQIGNTGIWVGDYTLQPENGGLGVFAHEYGHDLGLPDEYDTTYIGENNTAFWTLMSSGSWMGTGKNAIGDRPDDMNAWDKLQLGWLNYGTAKAATRSSTKLGVAEYNTKDKQALIVTLPDKTVTTTITPPAEGSKQWWSGSGDNLANTLTRSVDLTGKTSASLTLKGWWDIEENYDYLYTEVSADGGASWTALDGTANGKSLPRDGGNAPALTGTSGAYEDLAFPLDAYAGKQIQLRFRYLTDGGVAQQGFTADAIKVTADGATVVSDGAETDDNGWTAKGFTRIGASFTNDYPEFYIAENRQYVSYDQTLKTGPYNFGWLNTKAKQVEHFPYQNGLLVWLWDTSQADNNVGAHPGAGEILPVDAHAKPEKWSDGTLMRNRIQAYDSTFSWYPTQGLTLHNNGVAARVGAKLGSPVFDDHYGTYWYDSNPYGSVKVPDTNTRLTITSEPLDGSTLTVQVGPAHR
- a CDS encoding nicotinamidase, producing the protein MHRALIVVDVQNDFCEGGSLAVSGGADVAAGVTDLIGETAGSYRHVVATRDHHIEPGSHFSAEPDFVTTWPVHCVAGTEGVGFHPNFAPAVASGAVDAVFDKGAYAAAYSGFEGRDENGAGLADWLREREVGEVDVVGIATDHCVRATALDSAREGFATRVLVGLTAGVAKETTERALDELRAAGVELVQP